A single genomic interval of uncultured Desulfobacter sp. harbors:
- the mbhE gene encoding hydrogen gas-evolving membrane-bound hydrogenase subunit E encodes MGFSVALHLFLLIGLCVLYTPLGVSRHWDWVPSLGASCSIRLDGLSMLFSWLICGIGLFVQLYAFHYMKGKPLSGLFHVYLTLFMLAMLGLVLAGNLLLLFIFWELTTVTSYLLIGFNHDEEVSRKNALQAMLVTGAGGLAMLAGLILLGQMAGTWEMDQIISRGAVFTADKRFAPALILILIGAFTKSAQVPFHFWLPGAMSAPAPVSAFLHSATMVKGGIYLLARLAPVFSQSDLWFWSLALTGGITAVWTVVVALQQRDLKLMLAYSTNVALGKIVFLLALGTRYAISAALMFTIAHALYKAALFMVIGTVDKATGTRNIDQVAGLGRILKFSFFAAGLSALSKAGVPPLPGFLSKEYMYKAALQISYAPTILLVFVNALMGAMALLVVVRPFISKPDARTVPASPVEKYVFLWIPPVCLGIFELWATTLGLHWVNTTLIIPAAQAVAPNAGYESLKLWQGLNMPLALSAVSLLFAFILFKYHTRIKRFIDRSTRMLPTGSQCYELIVNGIIRSGSALTSVLQHGRLTGYIFMLFFLMALVFLFNVPALPIPDIVDLQSIRFYEVLLALGLAAAVTTVILSHSRLLAIVSLGVAGFITTLFLMFYNAPDVAKTQLLVETLSVIFLVIIVGRLPKFSDVLPYTTGRRMLNTAIAVTIGAGVFRVLYAMSTGHPDTTLIDYFAANSLIAAHGRNIVNVILVDFRAIDTLGEITVVVMAALGASAILLKKKRTDR; translated from the coding sequence ATGGGTTTTTCCGTTGCGTTACACCTGTTTTTACTCATTGGGCTTTGTGTTTTGTATACCCCTTTGGGTGTCAGCCGGCATTGGGATTGGGTACCGTCATTGGGGGCCTCATGTTCAATCCGGCTTGACGGTTTGAGCATGCTCTTTTCATGGTTGATCTGCGGCATCGGTCTGTTTGTCCAGCTTTACGCCTTCCATTACATGAAAGGCAAGCCCTTAAGCGGTCTGTTTCATGTCTATCTGACACTTTTCATGCTGGCCATGCTTGGGCTGGTCCTGGCCGGGAACCTGCTGCTGTTGTTTATTTTCTGGGAACTGACCACGGTGACGTCCTACCTGCTGATCGGATTTAACCACGATGAGGAAGTTTCCAGAAAAAATGCGCTTCAGGCCATGCTTGTGACCGGTGCAGGTGGCCTGGCCATGCTGGCCGGGTTGATTTTGCTGGGGCAGATGGCAGGAACCTGGGAAATGGATCAAATCATCAGTCGCGGCGCCGTATTCACCGCAGATAAACGATTTGCGCCGGCACTGATTTTGATCCTGATCGGTGCTTTTACCAAATCCGCCCAGGTTCCCTTTCATTTCTGGCTGCCCGGGGCCATGTCCGCCCCGGCACCGGTCAGTGCCTTTTTGCATTCAGCCACCATGGTAAAGGGAGGAATTTATCTTCTGGCCCGTCTTGCACCCGTATTCAGCCAAAGCGACTTGTGGTTCTGGTCTCTTGCTTTAACAGGCGGCATTACAGCGGTCTGGACAGTGGTTGTCGCACTGCAACAAAGGGATTTAAAGTTGATGCTGGCCTACAGCACCAATGTGGCCCTTGGCAAGATAGTCTTCCTTCTGGCCTTGGGCACCCGGTATGCCATATCGGCAGCGTTGATGTTCACTATCGCCCATGCATTGTATAAGGCGGCCCTGTTCATGGTCATCGGCACTGTGGATAAGGCCACGGGTACGCGGAACATTGACCAGGTTGCCGGACTTGGCCGGATACTTAAATTCAGTTTTTTCGCTGCCGGATTGAGCGCATTGTCAAAGGCGGGTGTCCCGCCGCTGCCTGGATTTTTGAGTAAAGAATATATGTACAAGGCAGCACTTCAAATATCTTATGCGCCCACAATTTTGCTGGTGTTTGTCAATGCCCTGATGGGGGCAATGGCGCTTTTGGTGGTGGTCCGTCCGTTTATTTCCAAACCGGATGCCCGGACCGTGCCGGCAAGTCCTGTTGAAAAATACGTTTTTTTGTGGATTCCGCCGGTCTGTCTTGGCATATTCGAACTGTGGGCCACCACCCTGGGCCTGCATTGGGTCAATACAACGCTGATTATTCCGGCCGCCCAGGCTGTCGCCCCCAATGCCGGATACGAAAGCTTAAAACTCTGGCAGGGCCTGAACATGCCCCTGGCTTTGAGCGCTGTGTCATTGTTATTTGCATTTATCCTTTTTAAATACCATACCCGGATTAAACGTTTCATTGATCGCTCCACCCGCATGCTGCCGACCGGCAGCCAATGTTACGAGCTGATCGTCAACGGGATCATCCGGTCAGGATCAGCGCTGACCTCCGTTCTTCAGCATGGCCGGTTGACCGGGTATATTTTTATGCTCTTTTTTCTGATGGCCTTGGTGTTTCTTTTTAATGTTCCTGCACTCCCCATACCTGACATCGTCGACTTGCAGAGCATCCGCTTTTATGAAGTCTTGCTGGCCCTGGGACTGGCCGCTGCCGTCACCACGGTTATCCTGTCCCACTCCCGCCTGCTGGCCATTGTCTCCCTGGGTGTGGCAGGCTTTATCACCACCTTGTTTTTAATGTTCTACAATGCGCCGGATGTGGCTAAAACCCAGCTGCTGGTGGAGACACTGAGCGTTATTTTCCTGGTAATAATTGTTGGCCGACTGCCGAAATTCTCGGATGTTCTGCCCTATACGACTGGAAGACGGATGCTGAATACGGCAATCGCCGTAACTATTGGTGCCGGTGTTTTCAGAGTGCTTTACGCCATGAGTACGGGACATCCGGATACAACGCTGATCGACTACTTTGCCGCCAATAGTCTGATCGCGGCCCATGGCCGAAATATCGTCAATGTCATTCTGGTGGATTTCAGGGCCATTGATACCCTGGGTGAAATCACGGTTGTGGTGATGGCTGCGCTGGGGGCCTCTGCGATCCTGCTGAAAAAGAAAAGGACAGATCGATGA
- a CDS encoding cation:proton antiporter, with the protein MSNLMTMAVTITFTGLLVSFVLAFIRLVIGPTHADRLIALDLIGSITISFIAVFTITSGQTAFLDVAITLALVVFVGTVAFVSFMKARLIQSKKSKEEPPWKF; encoded by the coding sequence GTGAGTAATCTGATGACCATGGCTGTGACCATTACCTTCACCGGATTGCTGGTCAGCTTTGTGCTGGCATTTATTCGTCTGGTTATAGGCCCGACACACGCAGACCGGCTCATCGCCCTGGATTTGATCGGGTCCATTACCATCAGTTTCATTGCTGTGTTTACCATCACCAGCGGACAGACCGCTTTTCTGGATGTCGCAATCACACTGGCCCTGGTGGTTTTTGTGGGCACCGTGGCATTTGTGTCATTCATGAAAGCCCGGTTGATTCAATCTAAAAAAAGCAAGGAGGAGCCCCCATGGAAATTCTGA
- the mnhG gene encoding monovalent cation/H(+) antiporter subunit G — MEILMAICLIAGTFFTFMAALGILKMPDIYMRTHAATKAGTFGIGMIVLAVALFFKDMAVTSRVIGIMLFFIMTTPAAAHLLGKIIMNSPYRMWRNPFQKNNR; from the coding sequence ATGGAAATTCTGATGGCCATCTGCCTTATCGCCGGTACTTTTTTTACCTTTATGGCGGCCTTGGGTATTCTCAAAATGCCGGACATTTACATGCGGACCCATGCGGCAACTAAAGCAGGCACCTTTGGTATCGGAATGATAGTGCTTGCGGTCGCCCTGTTTTTCAAGGATATGGCTGTAACCTCCCGGGTTATTGGGATTATGTTGTTTTTTATCATGACCACGCCGGCTGCAGCGCATCTACTTGGAAAAATTATAATGAACTCCCCTTATCGGATGTGGCGTAACCCGTTTCAAAAAAATAACCGGTAG
- a CDS encoding Na+/H+ antiporter subunit E, with the protein MMIYFVLNLLFAGAWVLVNNAYGIIDFVIGFLLGLGCLWLTRPFGQNKSYFRRLRASVVLVVYFHYEMTMSVLRVAWEVLTPTPKSVPDIVHIPLDAKTDIEVTLLANMVSLTPGTLSLDITEEKSHLIVHAMFAQDHDDVISGIKNGLEKKLLEVTRE; encoded by the coding sequence ATGATGATTTATTTTGTCCTAAATTTGTTATTTGCCGGTGCCTGGGTTCTGGTCAACAATGCCTACGGCATCATTGATTTTGTTATCGGTTTCCTGCTGGGCCTGGGCTGCCTTTGGTTGACTCGCCCCTTTGGTCAGAATAAATCTTATTTCAGACGATTGAGGGCTTCAGTTGTTCTGGTGGTTTATTTTCATTACGAAATGACGATGTCGGTTTTACGGGTTGCCTGGGAGGTACTGACGCCGACCCCTAAAAGTGTCCCGGACATTGTTCATATTCCCTTGGATGCAAAGACGGATATTGAGGTCACCCTGCTTGCCAATATGGTCTCGTTAACTCCTGGAACACTAAGTCTGGATATCACCGAGGAAAAATCCCATCTCATTGTGCACGCCATGTTTGCCCAGGATCACGATGACGTCATTTCCGGGATTAAAAACGGACTGGAAAAAAAACTGCTGGAGGTGACACGTGAGTAA
- a CDS encoding universal stress protein yields MYRYKKLMVCLNLDEHDRRLVKYSGFISRMTKSEEVLFVYVYDSFDITEEIRKIYPQLDSPPEAMVKNQMQKIVGEHFNGHEDTAVSFKSIEGPQLGMLISCTKNYDIDLLIVGHHADDSADFNWLPEKLARKAFCSVLVIPSNTTAYFDKILVAADFSDYSLNALDVGSAFAKAANLDHLYILNNYQVPAGHHKTGKTYEEFADIMLENAKSRLRLALSKVDLKSVNIKPVFKKDKNVVSSIRNFSESLGDVLIVVGARGRSGNIAAILLGSITEGLIRTTHKPLLAVKEKGQGLNILEAFTSQQ; encoded by the coding sequence ATGTATCGATATAAAAAACTGATGGTCTGCCTGAACCTGGACGAACATGATCGGCGTTTGGTTAAATATTCAGGGTTCATTTCCCGGATGACCAAGTCAGAGGAGGTCCTGTTTGTATATGTGTATGACTCGTTTGATATCACTGAAGAGATCAGGAAGATTTACCCTCAATTAGATTCACCGCCGGAAGCGATGGTGAAAAATCAAATGCAAAAAATCGTGGGTGAGCATTTCAACGGCCATGAAGACACTGCAGTTTCGTTCAAGTCCATAGAAGGGCCTCAGCTGGGCATGCTGATTTCGTGTACGAAAAATTATGATATAGACCTTTTGATCGTCGGTCATCATGCCGACGACTCGGCCGATTTCAATTGGCTACCGGAAAAGCTGGCCCGTAAAGCCTTTTGCTCTGTCCTGGTTATTCCAAGCAATACCACCGCGTATTTTGATAAAATCCTTGTGGCTGCAGATTTCAGTGATTACTCATTAAATGCACTGGATGTAGGCAGTGCATTTGCAAAGGCGGCAAACCTTGATCATCTCTACATATTGAATAATTATCAGGTCCCGGCCGGACACCATAAAACAGGGAAGACTTACGAGGAATTTGCCGACATCATGCTTGAGAACGCAAAATCAAGATTGCGGCTCGCCTTGTCCAAGGTTGATCTTAAATCCGTGAATATCAAACCGGTTTTTAAAAAAGATAAAAATGTTGTCAGCAGTATCCGAAACTTTTCAGAAAGCCTGGGGGACGTCCTGATCGTTGTCGGGGCCCGGGGTCGAAGCGGCAATATTGCTGCAATACTTCTGGGCAGTATCACTGAAGGCTTGATCAGGACAACACACAAACCGCTTCTGGCGGTTAAAGAAAAAGGCCAGGGATTAAATATTTTAGAAGCATTTACATCACAACAATAA
- a CDS encoding phosphate-starvation-inducible PsiE family protein, which yields MDHHDQSDEALILRLRAIIRFAVRVLALIMTAVILWGVVDVCWVLYKELISPPRFLLTISDILATFGAFMAVLIAIEIFVNICIYLREDVIHVQIVMATALMAIARKVIILDFNKTSPEYVWAIAGVVFAMSIGYFLVINSSQTCLSMFDPIFPGDNHEIHKDKKPK from the coding sequence ATGGATCATCATGACCAAAGCGATGAAGCCCTGATTTTGAGACTTCGTGCCATCATCCGATTTGCCGTAAGGGTTCTGGCTCTGATTATGACGGCTGTTATTCTTTGGGGGGTGGTTGATGTGTGCTGGGTCTTGTATAAAGAATTAATCTCACCACCCAGATTCCTGCTGACCATCAGTGATATCCTTGCCACTTTCGGGGCCTTTATGGCGGTGCTCATTGCCATTGAAATATTTGTAAACATATGTATTTATCTGAGAGAAGATGTGATCCATGTCCAGATTGTCATGGCAACCGCCCTGATGGCCATTGCCCGGAAAGTTATCATTCTTGACTTCAACAAAACCAGCCCGGAATACGTATGGGCCATAGCTGGTGTGGTTTTTGCCATGAGCATCGGGTATTTTTTGGTAATTAACTCATCTCAAACATGTCTCTCCATGTTTGATCCAATCTTTCCGGGGGATAACCATGAAATACATAAAGACAAAAAGCCGAAATAG
- a CDS encoding PocR ligand-binding domain-containing protein: MSTPKSPSYDELKRRLEAAESALKAIREGRVDTISGERETLVVRLAEAEARQTHLNQVVLAIRKVNQLIVAENDPRRLIEQACVNLTETMGYHNAWIALLGGEATRGLGLRTEGPVAAAAASGFDGGFESLRERLERGEFPECMVQALANEDVFVVGDPAADCPDCPLSRHYGGRAGLACRLAYDGVTWGILTASVPAAYARDAEEQHLFNEVTGDLAFALHKISEARKLEESHRYLALVIEGSGVGTWEWNVRTNETRFNEQWAAMLGYTIEELTPYDYTTWERLVHPEDLEQGRLGLADCVAGITTNYTCEFRMKHKDGRWVWILDQGRIMTRDDTGKALSMFGTHTDITQIKQAEESLRKSESRVRRKLNALLDPEGDIGTLHLADVVDCDEIQSLMNDFHALTDIGVGIIDLDGNILVDTGYQDICMKFHRVHPETQTLCRESDTELTSGVEPGTFKIYKCKNNLWDMVTPIMVGGKHLGNLFLGQFFFEGEAPDIATFREQARRYGFDEAAYLKAYLAIPRWSRETVDRAMTFYCNLINVISRLSYARIKLARTTGTLRESESRFRGIFENAPIGIALVDLDYRLLASNKAYGDLLGRDESEIRNLLLKDFTHPDDLEENLRLQSRLGRGEIDKYSLEKRFVRKNGDVRWGHLTASLIRDSNGDPLGFLGHVLDISDRKQAEKDLSRQQRSLDLYNRIATVFLTTFGDEVFAGVLDVILRLLESRFGYFGYIDEAGNLVCPSITRDVWDQNQVAEESIVFPRSGWGGLWGRSLLEKRTLVANENLRLPQGHMALENALAAPIVHHDTLIGQFVVANKAGGYDQEDRELLEAAAAHTAPILFAIREEARQKIAHEKLETQLRQAQKMEAVGRLAGGVAHDFNNMLFIILGNVEMLSEDQPADGPFRKNLEAIRKAAEHSADLTRQLLAFARKQTVAPRVIDLNKTVESMLKMLRRLIGENIDMAWIPGENVQPVKIDPGQIDQLLANLCVNARDAITGVGKVTIETGNAAFDKAYCRNHAGFTPGEYVMLAVSDNGCGMDKKTLANIFEPFFTTKDVGKGTGLGLATVYGAVKQNNGFINVYSESGQGTTFKIYLPRHKAKTAPVPEKGADKPSERGHETILLVEDEPSVLKTTTMMLERQGYTVVGASTPSEAVRLAAEHAGHIHLLMTDVVMPEMNGRDLAKNILSFYPGLKCLFMSGYTANVIAHHGILDEAVDFIQKPFSKSDLAIKLRKVLAQN, translated from the coding sequence ATGAGTACCCCGAAATCACCATCTTACGACGAGTTGAAGCGCCGCCTGGAGGCCGCGGAATCGGCGTTGAAGGCTATCCGGGAGGGCCGGGTGGACACCATTTCGGGCGAACGAGAAACTTTAGTGGTTCGCCTGGCCGAGGCCGAGGCCCGGCAAACGCACCTGAATCAGGTGGTGCTGGCCATCCGCAAAGTCAACCAGTTGATCGTGGCCGAAAACGACCCGCGGCGCCTGATCGAGCAGGCGTGCGTGAATCTGACCGAAACCATGGGATATCACAACGCCTGGATCGCCCTGCTGGGCGGCGAGGCGACCCGGGGGCTGGGGCTGCGGACGGAAGGGCCGGTGGCGGCCGCAGCGGCATCGGGGTTCGACGGCGGGTTCGAGAGCCTGCGCGAGCGCCTCGAACGCGGGGAGTTCCCGGAGTGCATGGTCCAAGCACTGGCAAATGAGGACGTATTTGTGGTCGGCGACCCCGCGGCGGATTGCCCCGACTGCCCCCTGAGCCGCCACTACGGCGGACGCGCCGGTCTGGCGTGCCGCCTGGCATATGACGGTGTGACCTGGGGCATCCTGACGGCCTCCGTTCCCGCCGCATACGCCCGGGACGCCGAAGAACAGCACCTGTTCAACGAGGTGACCGGCGATCTGGCCTTCGCACTGCACAAGATATCTGAGGCCCGCAAACTGGAGGAAAGCCACCGATATTTGGCTTTAGTCATCGAAGGCTCGGGTGTGGGGACCTGGGAATGGAACGTCCGGACCAACGAAACCCGCTTCAACGAGCAATGGGCAGCCATGCTCGGATACACCATCGAGGAACTGACCCCCTACGACTACACGACCTGGGAACGCCTGGTCCACCCGGAAGACCTCGAACAGGGCCGCCTGGGTCTGGCGGATTGCGTTGCCGGCATTACAACCAACTACACATGCGAGTTCCGCATGAAACACAAGGACGGCCGATGGGTCTGGATTCTCGACCAAGGGCGTATCATGACCCGTGACGATACGGGCAAGGCCTTGTCCATGTTCGGTACCCATACCGACATCACGCAGATCAAGCAGGCCGAGGAATCCCTGCGCAAGAGCGAAAGCCGGGTGAGGAGGAAACTGAACGCCCTTCTCGATCCGGAAGGCGATATCGGGACCCTGCACCTCGCCGATGTGGTGGACTGCGATGAAATTCAATCCCTGATGAACGATTTCCACGCCTTGACCGATATCGGGGTCGGCATCATTGATCTTGATGGAAACATCCTTGTGGACACCGGCTATCAGGATATCTGCATGAAATTCCACCGGGTTCACCCCGAGACGCAGACACTCTGCCGGGAGAGCGATACAGAGCTAACATCCGGCGTGGAGCCGGGAACCTTTAAAATCTACAAATGCAAGAACAACCTGTGGGACATGGTGACCCCGATCATGGTCGGCGGAAAACACTTGGGTAACCTTTTCCTCGGCCAGTTCTTCTTCGAGGGTGAAGCGCCCGACATTGCGACTTTCCGGGAACAGGCGCGCCGCTACGGGTTCGACGAAGCGGCGTATCTGAAGGCCTACCTTGCCATCCCCCGCTGGTCCCGCGAGACCGTCGACCGGGCCATGACCTTCTACTGCAACCTGATCAACGTCATCTCCCGCTTGTCCTACGCCCGCATCAAGCTGGCCCGGACGACCGGAACGTTGCGCGAGAGCGAAAGCCGGTTTCGCGGTATTTTCGAGAATGCTCCGATTGGGATTGCTCTCGTCGATCTGGATTACCGCCTATTGGCATCCAATAAGGCGTATGGCGATTTGCTGGGACGCGATGAATCCGAGATTCGAAACCTTTTACTGAAGGATTTTACCCATCCGGATGATCTGGAGGAGAACCTCCGCCTGCAGTCTCGCCTGGGTCGCGGCGAGATCGACAAATACAGCCTGGAGAAGCGTTTTGTGCGCAAGAACGGAGATGTCCGTTGGGGGCATCTGACCGCATCTTTGATACGGGATTCGAATGGTGACCCGCTTGGCTTTCTCGGTCACGTATTGGACATCAGCGACCGCAAACAGGCCGAAAAGGACCTGAGCCGGCAACAACGATCCCTTGATCTGTACAACCGGATCGCCACCGTTTTCCTGACCACCTTTGGGGACGAGGTCTTTGCCGGTGTTCTCGATGTCATCCTGAGGCTCCTTGAGAGCCGGTTCGGCTATTTCGGATACATCGACGAGGCGGGCAACCTGGTCTGCCCCTCCATAACGCGCGACGTCTGGGATCAAAACCAGGTGGCCGAAGAGAGCATCGTCTTTCCCCGGTCCGGCTGGGGCGGGCTGTGGGGCCGGTCCTTGCTGGAAAAGCGGACTCTGGTCGCCAACGAAAACCTTCGGCTTCCCCAAGGGCATATGGCCTTGGAAAACGCTCTGGCGGCGCCCATTGTGCACCACGACACCCTGATCGGCCAGTTTGTCGTGGCCAACAAGGCGGGGGGATACGACCAGGAGGACCGGGAACTCCTGGAAGCCGCGGCCGCGCATACCGCGCCGATCCTGTTCGCCATCCGAGAAGAGGCCCGCCAAAAAATTGCACATGAAAAACTGGAAACGCAACTGCGCCAAGCCCAGAAAATGGAAGCCGTGGGCCGTCTGGCCGGCGGCGTGGCCCACGACTTCAACAACATGCTTTTCATAATTCTCGGCAATGTCGAAATGCTGTCCGAGGATCAGCCTGCTGATGGCCCCTTTCGAAAGAACCTGGAGGCAATCCGAAAGGCCGCCGAGCACTCGGCCGACCTGACACGGCAACTGCTGGCCTTTGCCCGCAAACAAACCGTGGCCCCCAGGGTGATTGATCTCAATAAGACCGTGGAAAGCATGCTCAAAATGCTGCGGCGGCTGATCGGCGAAAATATTGATATGGCCTGGATTCCGGGCGAAAATGTCCAGCCGGTGAAGATCGATCCCGGCCAGATCGACCAGCTCCTGGCCAACCTGTGCGTCAACGCCCGGGACGCCATCACCGGTGTCGGCAAAGTGACCATTGAAACCGGCAATGCCGCTTTCGACAAAGCTTATTGCAGGAATCATGCGGGATTTACGCCCGGAGAATACGTTATGCTGGCCGTGAGCGACAACGGCTGTGGCATGGACAAGAAGACTCTTGCCAATATCTTTGAGCCGTTCTTCACCACCAAGGACGTCGGCAAAGGCACCGGCCTGGGTCTGGCCACGGTCTACGGCGCGGTGAAACAAAACAACGGGTTCATTAATGTCTACAGCGAATCGGGCCAGGGAACGACGTTCAAGATCTACCTGCCGCGCCACAAGGCCAAGACGGCCCCGGTGCCGGAGAAGGGGGCGGATAAACCGAGCGAACGCGGTCACGAAACGATCCTGCTGGTGGAGGACGAGCCGTCGGTTCTGAAAACGACCACCATGATGCTCGAGCGGCAGGGCTACACCGTGGTGGGGGCCTCCACACCGAGTGAGGCCGTCCGCCTGGCCGCGGAACATGCCGGCCATATACACCTGCTTATGACCGACGTGGTGATGCCCGAAATGAACGGTCGGGACCTGGCCAAAAACATCCTTTCCTTTTATCCCGGTCTGAAGTGCCTGTTCATGTCGGGCTATACCGCCAACGTGATCGCCCACCACGGTATCCTGGACGAGGCTGTGGACTTTATCCAGAAACCGTTCTCGAAAAGTGATCTGGCAATCAAACTGCGGAAGGTGTTGGCGCAAAATTAG
- a CDS encoding proton-conducting transporter membrane subunit, translating to MNWLIILPVIFPLCSTFFLYLFRKYNRAVTAISWVTSGLGVIVSILLMHRVYILGPQAVSLGSWPAPFGVVFAADLLSAAMVAVTWLIGLGVVVYAAADLNSNPSYPRFHLLIHFLLTGVNGAFLTGDLFNLYVWFEVMLIASFGLMTLDADITQLHGGIKYVLLNLISTITLLLAIGLLYGATGMLNLAGLHFKTHTLSPGFISLLSGLFLFSFSVKAALFPVFAWLPASYHTLPSSIAALFAGLLTKVGIYAMMRIFTLVLPFEGTIWQTILIVLSGLTMLTGVLGAASRFTIKKILSFHIISQVGYIIIGLALYTRLALAGSILYLIHHIIVKANLFLIGGFLNRKFGSDHLSDMGGVYRSLPLVAVLFLIPAFSLAGFPPLSGFWSKFAVVRASLETGHTILAATALFVGVLTVYSMLKIWNQVFWESAPSDATPSPSVTFTETGLYLVPIGIFALITIIIGLFAEPFFQYADRAAVQLLDPIFYVKAVLGEK from the coding sequence ATGAACTGGCTGATCATACTTCCTGTTATTTTTCCATTGTGCAGCACATTTTTTCTTTATCTATTCAGAAAATATAACCGGGCGGTCACTGCCATATCCTGGGTAACAAGCGGATTGGGCGTGATCGTTAGTATTCTGTTGATGCACCGGGTATACATCCTCGGCCCCCAGGCCGTATCGCTGGGGAGCTGGCCGGCACCTTTCGGTGTGGTCTTTGCCGCGGATCTCTTATCTGCCGCCATGGTCGCGGTGACCTGGCTGATCGGGCTGGGCGTGGTTGTTTATGCAGCGGCAGACCTTAACTCCAATCCCTCATATCCACGCTTTCATCTGTTGATACATTTCTTGCTGACCGGTGTCAACGGCGCTTTTTTAACTGGAGATCTGTTTAACCTTTACGTCTGGTTTGAAGTCATGCTGATTGCTTCTTTCGGCCTGATGACTCTGGATGCCGACATAACACAGTTACACGGCGGCATTAAATATGTGTTGTTAAACCTGATTTCCACCATAACCCTGCTGCTGGCCATCGGGCTGCTATACGGGGCCACCGGTATGCTGAACCTGGCCGGGCTCCATTTTAAAACCCATACGCTTTCCCCTGGATTTATTTCTCTTTTGAGCGGGCTGTTTTTATTTTCTTTTTCGGTTAAAGCAGCCCTGTTTCCTGTGTTTGCATGGCTGCCGGCCTCCTACCACACCCTTCCCAGCAGTATTGCAGCCCTTTTTGCCGGCCTGCTGACCAAAGTCGGCATTTATGCCATGATGCGGATATTCACTCTTGTCCTTCCCTTTGAAGGAACCATCTGGCAGACCATTTTAATTGTGCTTTCCGGTCTGACCATGCTGACCGGTGTTCTGGGGGCTGCCAGCCGTTTCACGATAAAAAAGATATTGTCTTTTCATATCATCAGTCAGGTTGGGTATATCATTATCGGTCTTGCGCTTTACACCCGGCTGGCCTTGGCCGGTTCCATCCTTTATCTGATCCATCATATTATCGTAAAGGCAAACCTCTTTCTCATCGGTGGGTTTTTAAACCGGAAATTCGGCAGTGACCATTTGTCAGACATGGGCGGTGTCTACCGATCCCTGCCGTTGGTCGCCGTTTTGTTTTTGATACCGGCATTTTCACTGGCCGGTTTTCCGCCCCTGTCCGGTTTCTGGAGTAAATTTGCAGTTGTCCGGGCAAGTCTTGAAACCGGTCACACCATACTGGCTGCAACAGCCCTTTTTGTTGGGGTGCTCACGGTCTACTCCATGTTAAAGATATGGAACCAGGTATTCTGGGAGTCCGCACCGAGCGACGCAACACCGTCCCCGTCGGTGACCTTTACAGAAACAGGTTTGTACCTGGTGCCCATAGGCATTTTTGCCCTGATCACGATAATCATAGGGCTTTTTGCAGAACCCTTTTTTCAGTATGCCGACCGCGCCGCGGTTCAGCTGCTTGATCCGATTTTCTACGTCAAGGCCGTACTGGGAGAAAAATGA
- a CDS encoding NADH-quinone oxidoreductase subunit K codes for MHLLLSLITGMLVAAGIYLMLEPHLLRILFGFILLSNGINLAILTAGQLSKEALPIIPPGAVTLEGDFANPLSQALILTAIVIGFGVLIFCLSLTYRAVSDSGSADADHMDQSEKGE; via the coding sequence ATGCATCTGCTGTTGAGTCTGATCACCGGCATGCTGGTCGCCGCCGGAATTTATTTGATGCTGGAACCTCACCTGCTTCGCATTCTTTTCGGCTTTATCCTGTTGAGCAATGGCATCAACCTGGCGATCCTGACTGCCGGGCAGCTTTCAAAAGAGGCCCTTCCCATAATTCCGCCAGGCGCTGTAACCCTTGAGGGCGATTTTGCCAATCCACTCTCCCAGGCATTGATTCTGACTGCCATTGTCATCGGTTTTGGTGTATTGATCTTTTGCCTGAGTTTAACCTACCGGGCCGTTAGCGATTCAGGCTCAGCAGACGCTGACCATATGGACCAGTCGGAAAAAGGGGAATAA
- a CDS encoding MnhB domain-containing protein, translating into MKSVIFKTTAHIVIGIMLLFSLYLLFRGHNEPGGGFIGALIAVIAFALLILSESPHYVRKRIGLSPGMIALTGVGLSLGSGFVAAFSGKAYLTGLWLKTGPTLGTPLLFDVGVYLAVIGGVLSILLDLAEELL; encoded by the coding sequence ATGAAATCCGTTATTTTCAAGACAACCGCCCACATCGTTATCGGGATTATGCTCCTTTTTTCTCTCTATCTGCTTTTCAGAGGACATAATGAGCCGGGCGGCGGTTTTATCGGGGCACTGATTGCGGTGATTGCCTTTGCGCTGTTGATTCTTTCCGAATCCCCCCATTATGTCAGAAAACGCATTGGTTTATCGCCCGGAATGATAGCCTTAACCGGGGTGGGTTTATCCCTGGGATCAGGTTTTGTTGCCGCATTTTCAGGCAAAGCATACTTAACAGGGCTCTGGTTGAAAACCGGCCCTACTTTGGGAACCCCTTTGCTTTTTGATGTCGGGGTTTACCTGGCCGTAATCGGCGGAGTGCTTTCCATTCTGCTCGATTTGGCCGAGGAGTTATTATAA